One region of Mycolicibacterium lutetiense genomic DNA includes:
- a CDS encoding class I SAM-dependent methyltransferase translates to MSTIVDDPDGTELRALPLTGERTIPGLAEENYWFRRHEVVYQRLADRCVDREVLEAGCGEGYGADLIADVARKVIALDYDEATVAHVRARYPRVDIQHGNLAELPLADQSVDVVVNFQVIEHLWDQGQFVSECFRVLRPGGVFLVSTPNRITFSPGLDTPLNPFHTRELNAAELTELLHDAGFTVESMLGVFHGAGLAELDARHGGSIIEAQVQRAVADAPWPEQLLADVAAVGIADFDLTSADERNIDDSLDLVAIAVRP, encoded by the coding sequence ATGAGCACTATCGTGGACGATCCGGACGGCACCGAACTTCGGGCCCTACCTCTGACCGGCGAACGGACCATCCCCGGCCTGGCCGAGGAGAACTACTGGTTCCGCCGTCATGAGGTGGTGTATCAGCGACTGGCCGACCGGTGCGTCGATCGCGAGGTCCTGGAGGCCGGCTGTGGTGAGGGCTACGGCGCCGATCTGATCGCGGACGTCGCGCGCAAGGTGATTGCACTGGACTACGACGAGGCCACGGTGGCACACGTGCGGGCCCGCTACCCCCGGGTGGACATCCAGCACGGTAACCTCGCCGAGCTGCCCCTGGCCGACCAATCGGTCGACGTCGTGGTCAACTTCCAGGTCATCGAACACCTTTGGGATCAGGGCCAATTCGTCTCCGAGTGCTTCCGGGTGCTGCGGCCGGGCGGCGTGTTCCTGGTCTCCACCCCCAACCGGATCACCTTCTCCCCCGGCCTGGACACTCCGCTCAACCCGTTCCACACCCGCGAGCTCAACGCCGCGGAGCTGACCGAACTGCTGCACGACGCCGGATTCACGGTCGAGTCGATGCTCGGGGTCTTTCACGGCGCCGGGCTTGCGGAGCTCGACGCCCGGCACGGCGGCTCGATCATCGAGGCGCAGGTGCAGCGCGCCGTGGCCGACGCACCGTGGCCCGAGCAGCTGCTCGCCGACGTCGCCGCGGTAGGCATCGCCGATTTCGACCTCACTTCCGCCGACGAGCGCAACATTGACGACAGCCTCGATCTGGTGGCGATCGCGGTGCGGCCGTGA
- a CDS encoding 1,4-alpha-glucan branching protein domain-containing protein: MTSHPEPEPVPGLFTLVLHTHLPWLAHHGRWPVGEEWLYQSWAAAYLPLMRVLRGLAAEDRRHLITLGMTPVVTAQLDDPYCLTGMHHWLANWQLRAQEATTLREPEGLRQFGIREYAEASAAIEEFATHWRHGASGLLRGLIDAETIELLGGPLAHPFQPLLNPRLREFALREGLADAQQRFGHTPVGIWAPECAYAPGMETGYAAAGVGHFMVDGPSLHGDTALGRPVGGSDVVAFGRDLQVSYRVWSPKSGYPGHAAYRDFHTYDHTTGLKPSRVTGRNVPSEEKAPYDPQRADRAIDEHVADFVAVVRRRLISESERLGRPAHVVAAFDTELFGHWWYEGPEWLGRVLRALPEAGVRVGTLSDAKAQGFVGAPVELPPSSWGSGKNWQVWNGEKVTDLVQLNSEVVDGALSTVDKALAQHAAVGAPTPRDRVADQILRETLLTVSSDWPFMVSKDSAAEYARYRAHLHAHATREISDALASGHRDHAERLADSWNKANGLFGALDARRLPK; this comes from the coding sequence GTGACCTCGCACCCCGAGCCCGAACCCGTTCCCGGGCTCTTCACGCTCGTCCTGCACACCCACCTCCCCTGGCTGGCCCATCACGGCCGCTGGCCGGTCGGCGAGGAATGGCTCTACCAGTCCTGGGCGGCCGCCTACCTGCCGTTGATGCGGGTGCTGCGCGGCCTCGCCGCCGAGGATCGCCGCCACCTGATCACCCTGGGCATGACGCCGGTGGTCACCGCCCAGCTCGATGACCCCTACTGCCTGACGGGGATGCACCACTGGCTGGCCAACTGGCAGCTGCGCGCTCAGGAGGCGACGACACTACGCGAACCAGAAGGATTGCGGCAGTTCGGAATTCGCGAGTATGCCGAAGCCAGTGCGGCCATCGAGGAGTTCGCCACCCACTGGCGCCACGGCGCCAGCGGGCTGCTGCGCGGGCTGATCGACGCCGAGACCATCGAACTGCTCGGCGGCCCGCTCGCGCACCCGTTCCAGCCGCTGCTCAATCCGCGCCTACGCGAGTTCGCGCTGCGCGAAGGCCTGGCCGACGCGCAGCAGCGGTTCGGGCACACCCCCGTCGGTATCTGGGCGCCCGAGTGTGCGTACGCGCCCGGCATGGAAACCGGTTACGCCGCGGCCGGTGTCGGCCATTTCATGGTGGACGGCCCGTCCTTGCACGGTGACACCGCGCTGGGCCGGCCCGTCGGCGGGTCCGATGTGGTGGCGTTCGGCCGCGACCTTCAGGTCAGCTACCGCGTGTGGTCGCCGAAGTCGGGTTATCCCGGTCACGCCGCCTACCGCGATTTCCACACCTACGACCACACAACCGGCCTCAAACCCTCCCGCGTGACCGGTCGCAACGTCCCGTCCGAGGAGAAGGCGCCCTACGATCCGCAGCGCGCCGACCGCGCAATCGACGAGCACGTCGCCGACTTCGTCGCGGTGGTCCGCCGCCGCCTGATCAGCGAGAGCGAACGACTCGGCCGGCCGGCACACGTGGTGGCCGCGTTCGACACCGAACTGTTCGGGCACTGGTGGTATGAGGGTCCGGAGTGGCTGGGCCGGGTGCTGCGGGCACTACCCGAGGCCGGCGTGCGGGTCGGCACCCTCTCGGACGCCAAGGCCCAGGGTTTCGTCGGCGCACCCGTCGAATTGCCGCCCAGCTCATGGGGTTCGGGCAAGAACTGGCAGGTCTGGAACGGTGAGAAGGTGACCGATCTGGTGCAGCTCAACAGCGAGGTCGTCGACGGGGCCCTGAGCACCGTGGACAAGGCGCTCGCCCAGCATGCCGCGGTCGGTGCGCCGACCCCGCGCGACCGGGTGGCCGATCAGATTCTGCGGGAGACCCTGTTGACGGTGTCCAGCGACTGGCCGTTCATGGTGAGCAAGGATTCGGCCGCCGAATACGCGCGCTACCGCGCTCACCTGCACGCTCACGCGACCCGCGAGATCTCCGACGCACTGGCGTCGGGCCACCGGGACCATGCCGAGCGCCTCGCCGACAGCTGGAACAAGGCCAACGGCCTGTTCGGCGCCCTCGACGCCCGGCGTCTGCCAAAATGA